From Levilactobacillus zymae, a single genomic window includes:
- a CDS encoding MFS transporter, with protein MPTVSLADDPKIQKHRWWILVAVCLFIFMSTLDASIVNIALPVMSRDLAIPMNQAEWVVSIYLIIICALLLLFGKLGDTHGKVRIFRIGAVLFTVGSLLCGFSLGLPLLLAARALQAVGSAMTMSTSNGIITEVFPFKERGRALGTIGSFVALGSIAGPGIGGLILAHLSWGYIFWINVPIGIVAILVGQRILPKDLVAQPQTIDWLGAGLFAVVMVTVFTGIFVGQEIGFGRPLILALFAVGIIALLAFGYQELHTTDPILALPLFKNARFAVSVLCAFLIFVTNFFFNVIAPFYLENARGLPANYAGYALMTFPIVQVIVAPISGTISDKIGPELLTFIGLVLIAISQVGYMFATLATPLWVFMGFIGLVGLGNGIFMAPNNSIVMSSVPTQSLGVAGGINALARELGMVIGISLATTVLFAAMSHSAGHAVTSYLPKQPQLFIHGMHVAFLVALVICLVATVITGIRLAKRHTA; from the coding sequence ATGCCTACCGTTTCTCTCGCCGACGACCCTAAGATCCAAAAGCACCGCTGGTGGATTTTGGTTGCCGTTTGCCTCTTTATCTTCATGTCCACCCTGGACGCTAGCATTGTCAATATTGCCTTACCCGTGATGAGTCGCGACCTAGCCATTCCCATGAACCAAGCCGAATGGGTGGTCTCAATTTACTTAATCATCATCTGTGCACTACTGCTCTTATTCGGTAAACTCGGCGACACTCACGGTAAGGTCCGGATCTTTAGGATTGGCGCGGTCCTGTTCACGGTGGGATCGTTGCTCTGTGGCTTTAGTCTCGGTCTCCCGTTATTACTGGCTGCTCGAGCCCTCCAAGCCGTTGGATCGGCCATGACCATGAGTACCAGTAACGGCATCATTACCGAAGTCTTTCCCTTCAAGGAACGGGGGCGGGCACTGGGCACCATCGGCTCGTTCGTGGCTTTGGGCAGTATCGCCGGGCCCGGGATTGGCGGGTTAATTCTGGCCCACCTCAGCTGGGGGTACATTTTCTGGATCAACGTCCCCATCGGCATCGTCGCCATTCTGGTTGGTCAACGCATTCTGCCCAAAGACCTGGTCGCCCAACCTCAGACCATCGATTGGCTGGGCGCCGGTCTCTTCGCTGTGGTGATGGTAACCGTCTTCACCGGCATCTTCGTGGGACAAGAAATCGGCTTTGGCCGGCCCCTGATTCTAGCGCTCTTTGCGGTGGGAATCATCGCCCTACTGGCCTTTGGTTATCAGGAATTGCACACCACCGATCCCATTTTGGCACTGCCGCTCTTTAAGAACGCTCGGTTCGCCGTCAGCGTCCTGTGCGCCTTCCTGATTTTCGTGACCAACTTCTTCTTTAACGTGATTGCCCCCTTCTACCTGGAAAACGCCCGGGGCCTGCCCGCCAACTACGCGGGATACGCCCTGATGACCTTCCCCATCGTCCAGGTGATTGTGGCCCCGATTTCCGGCACCATTTCGGACAAAATCGGGCCAGAACTGCTGACCTTCATCGGCTTAGTGCTCATTGCCATCAGTCAAGTCGGCTACATGTTTGCCACCCTCGCCACTCCGCTGTGGGTCTTCATGGGCTTCATCGGGCTGGTCGGCCTGGGGAACGGGATCTTCATGGCGCCCAACAACTCAATTGTCATGAGTTCCGTGCCTACCCAATCACTAGGCGTCGCCGGCGGAATCAACGCCCTGGCCAGAGAACTGGGGATGGTCATCGGCATCTCTCTAGCAACCACGGTTCTGTTTGCGGCCATGAGTCACTCGGCCGGTCACGCGGTCACCTCGTATCTGCCTAAGCAACCGCAGCTTTTCATCCACGGGATGCACGTGGCCTTTCTGGTCGCCCTGGTCATCTGTTTAGTGGCCACGGTGATTACCGGGATTCGGTTAGCCAAACGCCACACCGCCTAA
- a CDS encoding PadR family transcriptional regulator: protein MYELFILGQLMDHPMTGYQLRKALSSTVGPELTISFGALYPLLDKLAAAGTLTLAFKTVPPKRPQKLARITAAGRARFHTLMATPVAFNKQTQLTFQMKVNFLHLLTPDQQRATLREFHAFATQQLSQLATQRAHLAHNPHMVAADIQDALRVNQLQTVRAQAQADWVTAQLNQLTKE, encoded by the coding sequence ATGTACGAATTGTTCATTTTAGGTCAACTCATGGATCACCCCATGACTGGTTATCAACTCCGTAAGGCGCTAAGTTCGACGGTTGGTCCGGAGCTCACCATCAGCTTTGGTGCCCTCTACCCGCTGCTCGACAAGTTAGCCGCCGCGGGCACCCTCACGCTAGCCTTTAAGACCGTGCCCCCTAAGCGCCCCCAGAAACTCGCTCGCATTACCGCTGCCGGGCGCGCCCGGTTTCACACCCTCATGGCCACGCCGGTCGCTTTCAATAAGCAGACCCAATTGACCTTTCAGATGAAGGTTAACTTTCTGCATCTGCTGACTCCCGATCAGCAACGCGCCACGTTACGGGAATTTCACGCGTTTGCCACCCAGCAACTTAGCCAATTGGCGACGCAGCGGGCCCACCTGGCCCACAATCCCCACATGGTGGCGGCTGACATTCAAGACGCTCTGCGCGTCAACCAACTGCAAACGGTCCGGGCCCAGGCGCAAGCCGACTGGGTGACCGCCCAACTCAATCAACTGACAAAGGAGTAA
- a CDS encoding NUDIX domain-containing protein, with product MPADQLHEAWDVYDRQLRVVGRQLRANPVTPGHYHLVVNAFVFNHQGQVLLQQRSTDKLNFPGYWDTSAGGAVKAGETIEVAMARELREELGLDVPITAADNYRLTPHSHWISAWFAITTDRAVNDFTPQVEEL from the coding sequence TTGCCTGCAGATCAGTTACACGAAGCCTGGGACGTTTATGACCGGCAACTCCGCGTCGTGGGCCGCCAATTACGTGCTAATCCCGTCACGCCGGGACACTACCACCTGGTGGTCAACGCCTTCGTCTTTAACCACCAGGGCCAGGTCCTGTTACAACAGCGCTCAACCGATAAATTAAACTTTCCCGGTTACTGGGACACCTCGGCTGGCGGGGCCGTCAAAGCCGGCGAAACCATCGAGGTAGCCATGGCGCGGGAGTTGCGTGAAGAACTCGGTCTCGACGTGCCCATCACCGCAGCGGACAATTACCGGCTAACGCCACACAGTCATTGGATCAGTGCCTGGTTTGCCATCACTACCGACCGGGCCGTTAACGACTTCACGCCGCAGGTAGAGGAGCTCTAA
- a CDS encoding DUF421 domain-containing protein translates to MFTYSDVALKLFIGFVFMTLLINFTGKGNLAPTSAIDQVQNYVLGGIIGGVIYNSSITIIQFVIVLLIWSLLILVMCYLKIHVRPVGKFIDGGPITIVRNGQLLVHNCLKANLSAKEIDFKLRTAGVYQLTDVKRAIVEQNGSLTILRQGEGSIRYPIIIDGQIDQDVLELMNHDEDWLMAQLKQQGITNIRDVYMAKYENHVLDITRYDRT, encoded by the coding sequence ATGTTTACCTATTCAGATGTTGCCTTAAAGCTGTTCATCGGCTTCGTTTTTATGACCCTATTAATTAACTTCACCGGTAAGGGTAACCTGGCCCCCACCTCCGCGATCGACCAGGTGCAGAACTACGTTTTAGGGGGAATTATCGGTGGGGTTATTTACAATTCCTCGATTACCATCATCCAATTCGTTATCGTATTACTAATCTGGTCTCTCCTAATCTTGGTAATGTGCTACCTTAAAATCCACGTGCGTCCCGTGGGAAAGTTCATCGACGGGGGGCCCATCACCATCGTGCGCAACGGCCAGTTACTCGTTCATAATTGTCTTAAAGCCAATCTTTCAGCTAAGGAAATTGACTTTAAACTACGAACGGCCGGCGTCTATCAGTTAACCGACGTCAAGCGGGCCATCGTGGAACAAAACGGTAGTCTGACCATCCTACGGCAAGGTGAGGGCTCGATTCGCTACCCCATCATCATCGACGGGCAAATCGACCAAGACGTCTTGGAGCTGATGAATCACGACGAGGACTGGTTAATGGCCCAATTAAAGCAACAAGGCATCACCAATATCCGCGACGTCTACATGGCCAAATACGAAAACCACGTGCTGGACATCACTCGTTACGATCGGACTTAA
- a CDS encoding DUF3290 domain-containing protein, protein MTFYTYGYLTTQHQTWQYLRLGIIIALLIVFIGLFVYYLRHRWNVKYKDLSVITGVIILLVLGFQVNGLVTLHTNSETTGAITSTVKEVAKRLDVKPQTIAVNATTTTSNLLFKTPKGYYRADYNSDGSAFVLERLTLHHPKVTLTKE, encoded by the coding sequence ATGACTTTTTACACCTACGGTTACCTCACCACGCAGCACCAGACCTGGCAGTATCTCCGCCTAGGCATCATCATTGCCTTGCTAATTGTCTTCATCGGCTTATTCGTCTACTACCTCCGCCACCGTTGGAATGTGAAATATAAGGACCTAAGTGTCATCACCGGGGTCATCATCCTCCTGGTGCTGGGATTTCAGGTTAACGGCTTGGTCACCCTACATACCAATAGCGAAACGACCGGGGCCATTACCTCAACCGTCAAAGAGGTTGCCAAACGACTAGACGTTAAACCGCAAACTATCGCGGTCAACGCCACCACGACCACGTCCAACCTTCTATTTAAAACGCCTAAGGGCTACTACCGGGCCGATTACAACTCGGACGGCTCCGCGTTTGTCCTGGAACGCCTAACGCTCCATCACCCCAAAGTCACACTTACAAAGGAGTAA
- a CDS encoding IS5-like element ISLpl3 family transposase (programmed frameshift), which yields MTTPKRYELEDAQWDRIKGYFPPYRTGRPSSLDNRTALNAILWLMRSGAPWRDLPERYGSWKTVYSRFRAWVSSGLFEQVFLELIDNPDMENLSLDSTIVRAHQKATGGKKNAECMVENQAIGLSRGGRTTKIHALVDGLGNPLGFRLTGGQVHDSQVASELLEGFDISQSNIIADKAYGTAKLRQYIKDKAAVYTIPPKENTKDKWTCDYHVYCERHLIENFFNQLKNFRRIATRYDKLAHVYLATVYIASICILLK from the exons ATGACAACACCTAAACGATACGAACTGGAAGATGCTCAGTGGGACCGAATCAAAGGATACTTCCCGCCATACCGGACTGGCCGTCCATCAAGCCTAGACAACCGTACCGCCCTCAACGCTATCCTCTGGCTCATGCGCAGCGGGGCTCCTTGGCGTGATCTACCTGAACGCTATGGCTCTTGGAAAACGGTGTATAGTCGCTTCCGAGCCTGGGTAAGTTCAGGCTTGTTCGAACAGGTTTTTCTCGAATTGATTGACAATCCCGACATGGAAAACTTGAGCTTAGATTCAACGATCGTTCGAGCGCATCAAAAGGCCACTGGGG GCAAAAAAAACGCCGAATGTATGGTCGAAAATCAAGCTATTGGACTAAGTCGAGGTGGCCGAACGACCAAGATTCACGCACTCGTTGACGGATTAGGGAATCCCTTGGGTTTTCGCCTAACAGGTGGTCAAGTACATGATAGCCAAGTTGCCAGTGAGTTGCTGGAAGGCTTCGATATTTCTCAATCAAATATTATCGCGGATAAAGCCTATGGCACCGCGAAACTTCGCCAGTATATTAAAGATAAAGCAGCCGTCTATACCATTCCGCCAAAGGAAAATACCAAAGACAAGTGGACCTGTGATTACCACGTTTATTGTGAGCGCCATTTGATTGAGAACTTCTTCAATCAGTTGAAGAACTTTCGTAGGATTGCAACGCGTTATGATAAGCTCGCTCATGTTTATCTGGCTACGGTTTACATTGCCTCAATTTGCATCTTACTTAAGTAG